In the genome of Flaviflexus ciconiae, one region contains:
- a CDS encoding amino-acid N-acetyltransferase has product MINIMPALPAHVRGIAELIEPMVAQRLLISKDLIDYFEDVQEFYVAIDGDRVVGCGALHVLWEDIAEIRTLAVSTDYQGRGVGGNLYLALEAKAYELELRRLFCLTFETSFFGKFGFTEIQGTPVGENVYAEMLRSHDDGMAEFLELARVKPNTLGNTRMLKELDNPISEGGFQS; this is encoded by the coding sequence ATGATCAATATCATGCCCGCCCTTCCCGCACACGTTCGTGGCATCGCTGAGCTCATTGAGCCGATGGTTGCACAGAGGCTCCTGATCTCCAAGGACCTCATTGACTACTTTGAAGACGTCCAGGAGTTTTACGTAGCGATCGACGGCGATCGCGTTGTCGGATGCGGGGCACTCCACGTCCTCTGGGAAGACATCGCGGAGATTCGTACTCTCGCCGTTTCCACCGATTATCAAGGGCGGGGTGTTGGCGGCAATCTCTACCTTGCACTAGAAGCAAAAGCGTACGAGCTGGAGCTGCGCAGGCTCTTCTGCCTCACCTTCGAAACGTCGTTCTTCGGTAAGTTTGGCTTCACAGAGATCCAGGGAACTCCCGTCGGTGAAAACGTATACGCCGAAATGCTCCGCTCCCACGATGACGGTATGGCGGAATTCCTGGAGCTTGCGCGCGTCAAGCCCAACACTCTCGGCAACACCCGGATGCTTAAGGAGCTGGACAATCCCATCAGCGAAGGTGGATTTCAAAGCTAA
- a CDS encoding cytochrome c biogenesis CcdA family protein: MMPLSLADSFVSAVTGGPMLLALGAALVAGLVSFASPCVLPLLPGYLGYFSSLAPATAEGQKSWRLAGSVALFVAGFSAVFVLLGVVFSAAGARFTQYQDTVMMIAGAIIIVMGIAFIGGLPFLQRTTRLNIQKRGGPLGAFLLGGVFGLGWTPCIGPTLAAVLSMSFSSGSVERGTILTVAYCIGLGLPFIIAALTVDRSTKILGWLRRNSRTVQIFGGVALILVGLLMVTGWWIDIINWVANLSGQTELVV, encoded by the coding sequence ATGATGCCGCTGTCCCTGGCCGACTCCTTCGTTAGTGCCGTCACCGGCGGACCCATGCTCCTAGCGCTTGGGGCCGCGCTGGTGGCTGGACTTGTCTCCTTCGCCTCCCCGTGCGTCTTGCCGCTCCTGCCGGGCTACCTTGGCTACTTTTCGTCGCTCGCCCCGGCAACGGCGGAGGGGCAGAAAAGCTGGCGACTTGCGGGGTCGGTAGCGCTGTTTGTGGCGGGATTCTCCGCCGTCTTCGTTCTCCTCGGCGTCGTTTTCTCCGCGGCGGGTGCGCGCTTCACGCAGTATCAGGACACGGTCATGATGATTGCGGGCGCCATCATCATTGTCATGGGCATTGCCTTTATCGGCGGTTTGCCGTTCCTGCAGCGGACGACCAGGTTGAATATTCAGAAGCGGGGCGGCCCGCTCGGAGCTTTCCTGCTCGGTGGCGTGTTTGGTTTGGGGTGGACGCCGTGCATTGGACCCACCCTTGCCGCAGTACTTTCAATGTCTTTCTCGAGTGGAAGCGTTGAGCGCGGAACGATCCTGACGGTCGCCTACTGCATTGGTCTTGGCCTGCCGTTCATCATTGCGGCCCTGACCGTTGATCGCTCAACGAAGATCCTGGGTTGGCTGCGCAGGAACAGCCGGACAGTTCAGATCTTTGGTGGTGTCGCACTGATCCTCGTTGGTCTGCTCATGGTGACCGGCTGGTGGATCGACATTATTAACTGGGTCGCGAATCTTTCGGGTCAGACGGAACTGGTGGTGTGA
- a CDS encoding sugar-binding transcriptional regulator, whose translation MSEDRRRIAYEAAVLHYVQGETMETVARRLGVSRSTVSRLISLARDEGLVRISLHPPTENSDSLAARLSEMFGINAHVVPVSPTSTDVRRLDAVATVAGAIISDLVKPGHTIGVAWGTTISAVTDHLSPRPAPGSIVVQLNGAANSSTTGIPYAGQIIDSFGKAFGATIRHFPVPAFFDFAETREAMWRERSLASVRELQQTTDIAVFGVGSFNSPLASHVYVGGYLSPQDISVLRAEGVVGDICTVLLRPDGSYEDIEINKRATGPTPGELKKIPRRICVVAGASKVLPLHGALLAGAVTDLIIDEGRPGNSWILLRVSVSARIETATDSGVCQTRLAAGCHSGD comes from the coding sequence TTGTCCGAGGACCGTCGGAGAATTGCTTACGAGGCAGCCGTTCTGCACTATGTGCAGGGTGAAACCATGGAGACGGTCGCCCGCAGACTCGGCGTCTCCCGCTCGACAGTGTCGAGGTTGATATCGCTGGCCCGGGATGAGGGGCTCGTTCGTATCAGCCTTCACCCGCCCACCGAGAACTCTGATTCGCTCGCCGCCCGGCTGTCCGAGATGTTCGGAATCAATGCCCACGTGGTCCCCGTGTCTCCAACGTCAACAGATGTGCGCAGGCTTGACGCCGTCGCCACTGTCGCAGGTGCCATCATCTCCGACCTTGTGAAACCCGGCCACACGATCGGCGTCGCCTGGGGTACGACCATTTCGGCCGTCACCGATCATCTCTCCCCGCGTCCCGCGCCCGGATCGATTGTCGTTCAGCTGAACGGCGCCGCGAACTCCTCCACGACCGGCATCCCCTACGCCGGCCAAATCATCGATTCCTTCGGTAAGGCCTTCGGCGCCACGATCCGGCACTTCCCTGTACCTGCCTTCTTCGACTTCGCAGAAACCCGCGAAGCAATGTGGCGGGAACGCTCCCTCGCGTCGGTCCGCGAACTCCAGCAGACCACCGATATCGCCGTTTTCGGTGTCGGCTCCTTCAACTCTCCGCTGGCCTCCCACGTGTATGTGGGCGGCTACCTGTCACCGCAGGACATTTCTGTTCTACGCGCCGAGGGTGTTGTCGGAGATATTTGCACGGTCCTCCTGCGCCCCGATGGTTCCTACGAGGACATCGAGATCAACAAACGCGCCACCGGCCCTACCCCCGGGGAACTGAAGAAGATCCCGCGCAGAATCTGCGTTGTTGCAGGTGCCTCGAAGGTTCTGCCACTGCACGGAGCACTGCTTGCAGGTGCCGTCACCGACTTGATTATTGATGAGGGGCGGCCTGGAAACTCATGGATTTTGCTTCGGGTCAGCGTAAGCGCAAGGATCGAAACGGCCACTGATTCTGGAGTATGCCAGACGCGGCTCGCAGCTGGGTGTCATAGCGGGGACTAG
- a CDS encoding 30S ribosomal protein bS22: MGSVVKKRRKRMSKKKHRKLLRKTRHQRRNKK, from the coding sequence GTGGGTTCCGTAGTTAAGAAGCGCCGCAAGCGTATGTCCAAGAAGAAGCACCGTAAGCTGCTTCGCAAGACGCGTCACCAGCGTCGCAACAAGAAGTGA
- a CDS encoding HhH-GPD family protein, with the protein MFIEIAAWFDKHGRDLPWREDGTPPWHIMLCEVMSQQTPVARVLPAWLEWTERWPTPEALAQGRTDDVLRAWKSLGYPRRALRLRECAQVIVERHGGEVPHSEEELLALPGIGSYTAAAVMAFGFGKRSLVLDTNIRRVIARLHGEALPPPALTKPERERAAGMLPEDVDESVVWNAGVMELGALVCTARSPICSQCPVAEECGWRELGYPADLHAHRRKTQQWEGTMRQARGNIMRALRDSADPIPVASILEADPSRAEAALEGLLTDRLVERSGEHVFLPGSLDS; encoded by the coding sequence ATGTTTATCGAGATTGCGGCGTGGTTCGACAAGCATGGGCGCGACCTCCCGTGGCGGGAGGATGGAACGCCGCCGTGGCATATTATGCTTTGCGAGGTTATGAGCCAGCAGACTCCCGTCGCCCGAGTCCTTCCCGCATGGCTGGAGTGGACGGAACGCTGGCCAACTCCCGAGGCGCTCGCACAGGGCCGCACCGATGACGTTCTGCGCGCCTGGAAGTCACTTGGCTATCCAAGACGAGCACTGCGACTGCGCGAATGCGCGCAGGTCATTGTTGAAAGACACGGCGGCGAGGTCCCGCACAGCGAAGAGGAACTGCTTGCTCTTCCCGGGATTGGTTCTTATACGGCAGCGGCTGTCATGGCCTTTGGTTTCGGCAAGCGATCACTCGTTCTTGACACAAACATCCGGAGAGTTATTGCCCGGCTTCATGGAGAGGCTCTACCCCCACCCGCGCTAACGAAACCCGAGCGTGAACGTGCCGCAGGTATGCTCCCCGAGGATGTGGACGAGTCCGTGGTGTGGAATGCAGGAGTAATGGAGCTGGGTGCCCTCGTGTGCACGGCACGTTCCCCGATCTGCTCGCAGTGCCCGGTTGCCGAAGAGTGCGGATGGCGGGAGCTGGGATATCCGGCAGATCTCCACGCACATCGGAGAAAGACTCAGCAGTGGGAGGGAACGATGCGTCAGGCCCGGGGAAACATCATGAGGGCGCTCCGCGACTCGGCTGACCCCATTCCGGTTGCCAGCATCCTTGAAGCAGATCCGAGCCGGGCAGAGGCAGCTCTCGAGGGGCTTCTCACTGATCGTTTGGTGGAGCGTTCAGGCGAACACGTGTTTCTTCCCGGTAGCCTAGATTCATGA
- a CDS encoding potassium channel family protein — translation MRKSQDPLGAVLVIGLGRFGSAVALTLAEQGREVLAVEKDPLLANQWSHRFTVIEADSTSKDALEQLGARDFSVAVVGIGSSLEASVLTAANLVEMGIPEIWAKATSRDHGRILEKIGAHRRVFPEYDAGRRVAHMVAGRMIDYIEMDDNFTIVKMRPPLELRGFTIGESKVRERYGVNILGVKAPHQPFEYATPETRIGEDDLIIVSGNVELLDEFASRR, via the coding sequence ATGCGCAAATCACAGGATCCGCTTGGAGCCGTTCTCGTCATTGGACTGGGCCGCTTCGGCTCCGCTGTCGCGCTCACGTTGGCCGAGCAGGGCCGCGAGGTGCTCGCGGTAGAGAAGGACCCGCTTCTTGCCAACCAGTGGTCGCACCGGTTTACCGTGATCGAAGCCGATTCCACTTCAAAGGACGCCCTCGAGCAACTTGGCGCCCGAGACTTCTCCGTTGCCGTTGTCGGCATTGGTTCCTCCTTGGAAGCTTCCGTTCTGACTGCCGCAAACCTGGTGGAGATGGGGATCCCGGAGATCTGGGCGAAAGCCACCTCCCGTGACCACGGCAGGATCCTGGAAAAGATCGGTGCCCACAGGCGCGTTTTCCCCGAATACGATGCTGGCAGGCGCGTGGCCCACATGGTGGCTGGCCGCATGATTGATTACATCGAGATGGACGATAACTTCACCATCGTGAAGATGAGGCCGCCCCTCGAACTCCGTGGCTTCACCATCGGTGAGTCAAAGGTCCGCGAGCGCTATGGCGTCAACATCCTGGGCGTCAAAGCCCCGCACCAGCCATTCGAGTACGCAACCCCCGAGACTCGGATCGGCGAAGACGATCTCATCATTGTCTCCGGCAACGTTGAGCTCCTCGACGAGTTTGCGTCACGCCGGTAG
- a CDS encoding TrkH family potassium uptake protein codes for MAADKRDKPHMARVRNWVDRIAHERPARLALIVFASIIAVATVLLFLPIARTGPGGASFIDAFFTATSAVSVTGLSVLDTASSWTGFGHVVIMVSMMIGGLGVMTLASILGRAVSHRIGLTQKLLAASETKTRLGEVGSLLTAVLVASLSVEALLTVVLLPSFLGMGEPLLEAIWHSMFMAVSIFNNGGFVIVEGGLSPMVGDWLFCIPIIFGTMVGAIGFPVIQDVYANWRKPRFLSLHSKLTISTYLILWLGGTIAIFFFEWGNPASLGGLQGDDKILAGLLQGTTPRSSGLSTLDLAEMNNSTLLIMNALMFVGGGSASTAGGIKVATFAVLVLAIVAEARGDRDIVAFGKRIPSSTLRLAVSAAFLGATLVGVGTLALMHVTDLSLQVALFEVISAFATCGLSLGITASLPTAGKLILILLMFSGRVGTMTLAAALAMRETQRQIRYTEERPIIG; via the coding sequence GTGGCAGCCGATAAGCGTGACAAACCACACATGGCACGTGTGCGCAATTGGGTCGATAGGATCGCTCATGAGCGCCCTGCGCGGCTCGCTCTCATCGTTTTCGCTTCGATCATTGCCGTAGCCACCGTGCTCCTATTCCTTCCCATTGCCCGAACCGGGCCGGGCGGAGCCTCCTTCATTGACGCCTTTTTTACCGCAACCTCGGCCGTATCCGTCACGGGACTATCCGTATTGGATACGGCATCGTCCTGGACCGGCTTCGGCCACGTTGTCATCATGGTGTCGATGATGATCGGCGGCCTGGGTGTTATGACCCTCGCCTCGATCCTCGGCAGGGCCGTCTCACACCGCATCGGCCTCACTCAGAAGCTTCTGGCCGCCTCGGAGACAAAGACTCGTCTTGGCGAGGTCGGCTCTCTCCTGACCGCCGTTCTCGTAGCCTCACTATCTGTTGAGGCCCTCCTGACGGTTGTTCTTCTCCCCTCCTTTTTAGGAATGGGAGAGCCCCTCCTGGAGGCTATCTGGCATTCGATGTTCATGGCGGTGTCGATCTTCAACAACGGCGGCTTTGTCATCGTTGAGGGCGGCCTATCCCCCATGGTTGGTGACTGGCTGTTCTGCATTCCGATCATTTTCGGCACCATGGTTGGTGCCATCGGCTTCCCCGTCATCCAGGATGTCTACGCGAACTGGCGCAAGCCCCGCTTCCTTTCCCTCCACTCCAAGCTAACGATCTCCACCTACCTGATTCTCTGGCTTGGCGGCACGATCGCGATCTTCTTCTTCGAATGGGGGAACCCGGCAAGCCTCGGCGGCCTCCAAGGCGACGACAAGATCCTTGCGGGACTCCTCCAGGGAACAACACCCCGATCATCGGGGCTTTCAACGTTGGACCTGGCGGAGATGAACAACTCGACCCTGCTGATCATGAACGCGCTCATGTTTGTCGGCGGCGGCTCCGCTTCGACCGCTGGCGGTATCAAGGTCGCCACCTTTGCCGTCCTTGTTCTCGCTATCGTTGCCGAGGCACGAGGCGACCGCGACATTGTTGCCTTCGGTAAGAGAATTCCCTCTTCCACGCTCCGCCTCGCGGTCTCCGCAGCATTCCTTGGGGCCACGCTGGTCGGCGTCGGCACCCTGGCTCTTATGCACGTCACGGACCTGTCCCTCCAGGTGGCACTCTTCGAGGTCATCTCTGCCTTTGCCACGTGCGGACTCTCCCTCGGCATCACCGCCAGCCTTCCCACGGCCGGCAAACTCATCCTCATCCTCCTCATGTTCTCGGGCCGTGTCGGCACCATGACCCTGGCCGCAGCACTTGCCATGAGAGAAACCCAGCGCCAGATCCGCTACACCGAGGAACGCCCCATTATTGGCTGA
- a CDS encoding TlpA family protein disulfide reductase encodes MRKARILPFLLLPVLTACSGTLDAGQQYEGGDANWVIWEEAERADAVSASGTTFEGEEISLEDLRGEVVVINTWYAACPPCRAEAEDLNAIAEDYADDVTVLGVNVRDNAATAQAFERSFGTPYESIDGSDGQFVADLEGTVPLQAVPTTLILDAEGRPAARYIGQIDPDIVRGMIDDAL; translated from the coding sequence GTGCGGAAAGCCAGGATCCTGCCCTTCCTTCTTCTCCCCGTTCTGACGGCCTGTTCGGGAACTCTCGACGCAGGACAGCAATACGAGGGCGGCGACGCCAACTGGGTGATCTGGGAAGAGGCCGAACGAGCTGACGCCGTCTCCGCTTCGGGAACGACCTTCGAGGGCGAAGAGATCAGCCTGGAGGACCTGCGCGGTGAGGTCGTCGTTATTAACACGTGGTACGCGGCCTGTCCGCCATGCCGGGCCGAAGCCGAAGACCTCAATGCGATTGCCGAGGACTACGCCGATGACGTGACTGTCCTGGGCGTGAACGTTCGCGACAATGCGGCAACGGCCCAGGCTTTCGAGCGGTCTTTTGGAACCCCCTACGAATCAATCGATGGTTCCGATGGTCAGTTTGTGGCCGATCTTGAGGGCACGGTTCCGCTCCAGGCGGTCCCCACGACACTGATTCTTGATGCCGAGGGCAGGCCCGCGGCCCGCTACATTGGCCAGATCGATCCCGACATTGTCCGGGGCATGATCGACGACGCTCTATGA
- a CDS encoding helix-turn-helix domain-containing protein: MSQVPPSAPQFMTVAEVAELARVSRMTVYRMVHSGDLPAVRVGNSYRVPTEAVDELLSKTAYDADERHA, encoded by the coding sequence ATGTCACAGGTACCTCCCTCGGCGCCGCAATTTATGACGGTTGCCGAAGTCGCGGAGCTCGCACGTGTGTCTCGAATGACCGTCTACCGTATGGTACATTCCGGCGACCTGCCGGCCGTTCGCGTCGGGAACTCCTACCGGGTCCCCACCGAGGCTGTTGACGAATTGCTCTCAAAAACCGCCTACGACGCTGACGAAAGACACGCTTAG
- a CDS encoding MarR family winged helix-turn-helix transcriptional regulator, translated as MSEQSTKWLEADEQAAWRNYLRGSARLSAQIGHDLFETHGLTLNKYEVLVRLSESDDWSMRMSDLADDLVHSRSRLTRTVASLEQEGFVIRETCAKDGRGRICRMTDEGYALLEKLAPSHVASVREHLLDKIGHDDLIELGRIMATLLDDPATPAV; from the coding sequence ATGTCAGAGCAAAGCACAAAATGGCTGGAAGCCGATGAGCAGGCGGCTTGGCGCAATTACCTGCGCGGTTCCGCGCGCCTCAGTGCGCAGATTGGTCATGACCTGTTTGAGACTCACGGGCTCACCCTTAACAAGTATGAGGTTCTCGTGCGCCTGTCCGAATCGGATGACTGGTCGATGAGAATGTCCGACCTCGCAGACGATCTCGTGCACTCCCGTAGCCGACTCACCCGTACCGTTGCCTCCCTCGAGCAGGAGGGCTTTGTTATTCGCGAGACCTGCGCGAAGGACGGTCGCGGCCGTATCTGCCGGATGACGGATGAAGGGTATGCGCTCCTTGAGAAGCTGGCACCGAGCCACGTTGCTTCCGTGCGCGAGCACCTGCTTGACAAGATCGGCCACGACGATCTGATCGAGCTTGGGCGTATCATGGCGACCCTTCTTGACGATCCGGCCACTCCCGCGGTCTGA
- a CDS encoding glutaredoxin family protein, with product MPEPDSTGGNMYTLVVRPGCHLCEQAEESLAQIESERGIEWRAVNIDDDDPALAQYSDDLPVLLDGPRAVTKLTSSKVALDKATKPGMWSRIKSSLHFN from the coding sequence ATGCCTGAACCCGATTCCACTGGAGGAAACATGTACACCCTCGTTGTGCGTCCCGGTTGCCACCTGTGCGAGCAGGCTGAGGAATCGCTTGCGCAGATCGAGTCGGAGCGGGGTATTGAATGGCGTGCGGTTAATATCGATGATGATGATCCCGCACTCGCTCAGTACTCGGACGATCTGCCCGTGCTGCTTGATGGGCCCAGGGCAGTAACTAAACTGACGTCTTCGAAGGTTGCACTCGACAAGGCGACGAAGCCCGGTATGTGGTCTCGAATAAAAAGTAGTTTACATTTTAACTAA